The following coding sequences lie in one Rickettsiella endosymbiont of Rhagonycha lignosa genomic window:
- the tsaD gene encoding tRNA (adenosine(37)-N6)-threonylcarbamoyltransferase complex transferase subunit TsaD, with protein MQSFYSKQTDIHPKNIHCVLGIETSCDETGIALYHGQKGLIAHSLYSQIELHNLYGGVVPELASRDHILKILPLLQETLTGANLTLSAIDGIAYCAGPGLAGALLVGAAFGRSLGWALGIPTLGVHHMEAHLLAPMLEERAPEFPFIALLVSGGHTLLAQVYGIGDYKILGVSLDDAVGEAFDKTAKLLGLNYPGGPAIARLAEQGQAKQYTFPRPMVNRPDCDFSFSGLKTFVNTTLKNSDQTAQTKANIAHEFQAAVADTLVIKAMRALKQTGLRRLVVAGGVAANTWLRKELANMAAKHDFTLYYPRPSFCTDNGAMIAYLGYRRLNLGQSDNLGIKTIARYPLDQLD; from the coding sequence ATGCAAAGTTTCTATTCAAAGCAAACCGATATCCATCCAAAAAACATACATTGTGTATTAGGGATTGAAACTTCCTGCGATGAAACCGGTATTGCCCTCTATCATGGTCAAAAAGGTCTCATTGCTCATTCGTTATATAGTCAAATTGAGCTACATAATCTGTATGGCGGCGTCGTTCCAGAACTCGCCTCACGCGACCATATTCTTAAAATATTACCCTTACTACAAGAAACTTTGACAGGTGCCAATCTCACGCTCTCAGCTATCGATGGCATTGCCTATTGTGCAGGACCTGGCTTAGCAGGCGCTCTATTGGTCGGTGCGGCTTTTGGACGTAGTTTAGGCTGGGCACTCGGAATTCCCACCTTAGGCGTACATCATATGGAAGCCCACTTGCTCGCGCCTATGCTAGAAGAACGTGCCCCAGAATTCCCATTTATTGCCCTATTAGTTTCCGGCGGCCATACCCTGCTAGCACAAGTATATGGTATCGGCGATTACAAGATTCTAGGCGTCAGTCTAGATGATGCGGTAGGCGAAGCTTTTGATAAAACCGCCAAATTATTAGGTTTAAATTACCCAGGTGGCCCTGCTATCGCTAGATTAGCTGAGCAAGGCCAAGCTAAACAATACACTTTTCCACGGCCCATGGTAAATAGACCCGATTGCGATTTTAGTTTTAGTGGATTGAAAACCTTTGTAAATACAACATTAAAAAATAGCGATCAAACTGCACAAACTAAAGCAAATATTGCTCATGAATTTCAAGCTGCGGTAGCGGATACTTTAGTTATAAAGGCTATGCGCGCTTTAAAGCAAACCGGCCTGCGTCGCTTAGTGGTTGCAGGTGGCGTAGCAGCTAATACCTGGCTCCGAAAAGAACTCGCCAATATGGCAGCTAAGCATGACTTTACACTTTACTACCCACGACCCAGTTTCTGCACAGATAATGGGGCAATGATTGCTTATTTAGGCTATCGTCGCTTAAATTTAGGTCAAAGCGATAATTTAGGCATAAAAACCATTGCGCGTTATCCTTTAGATCAGTTGGATTAA
- the rpsU gene encoding 30S ribosomal protein S21 gives MPGVILKTSETLESAIRRYKRACEKSGIFAEVRRREYYEKPTEARKRRFAAAVKRCRKRLMRDNPCFIAKTKRKH, from the coding sequence ATGCCCGGCGTAATACTTAAAACCAGCGAAACACTCGAGTCGGCTATTCGCCGTTATAAGCGTGCCTGTGAAAAATCAGGTATTTTCGCTGAAGTGCGTCGTCGTGAATACTACGAGAAACCCACTGAAGCGCGCAAGCGTCGTTTCGCAGCAGCAGTCAAGCGTTGTCGCAAGCGCTTGATGCGTGATAATCCTTGCTTTATCGCTAAAACAAAGCGTAAGCATTAA
- a CDS encoding GatB/YqeY domain-containing protein, whose product MTTSLKQQIQEDMKIALRAHDKQRLGVVRLILAAIKQVEVDERVELDDTRITQILNKMIKQRRDSIAQYDQAKRDDLADQERLEVKIIQTYLPEPLSEADIDRMVSEAITKVGATSVKEMGKVMAELKDRLQGRADMTQISAKIKARLT is encoded by the coding sequence ATGACGACCTCTCTCAAACAGCAAATTCAGGAAGATATGAAGATTGCTCTTCGAGCACACGATAAGCAACGTTTGGGTGTGGTACGGCTCATTTTGGCGGCGATTAAGCAGGTTGAAGTGGATGAACGCGTTGAATTAGATGATACGCGTATTACACAGATACTGAATAAAATGATTAAGCAACGTCGCGATTCTATTGCTCAGTATGATCAGGCTAAACGTGATGATTTAGCCGATCAAGAACGTTTAGAAGTCAAGATTATTCAAACCTATCTACCCGAACCATTAAGTGAAGCAGACATTGATCGTATGGTATCTGAAGCCATTACAAAAGTAGGTGCTACTTCAGTTAAGGAGATGGGAAAAGTCATGGCAGAACTGAAAGACAGATTACAAGGTCGTGCTGACATGACACAAATTAGCGCAAAAATTAAAGCACGGTTGACTTAA